A genomic region of Solanum dulcamara chromosome 2, daSolDulc1.2, whole genome shotgun sequence contains the following coding sequences:
- the LOC129880288 gene encoding glucan endo-1,3-beta-glucosidase 8-like: MMMSGVGCRHILILGIVALVFIITMARRCLSVGVNWGTMASHQLAAESVVKMLKQNGFDKVKLFEADDKILSALIGSDIEVMLAIPNYMLQDMSTNPGMAASWIDANVSAYAYTHGVKIRYVAVGNEPFLQTYNGTYLHSTFPALRNVQEAINHAGLGPEVKAVVPLNADIYYSPDSNPVPSAGDFRPEIRDLAIQIVQYLHSNDAPFVVNIYPFLSLYENDYFPFEYAFFNGTNKPMKDGDYLYTNVFDANFDTLAWSLKKAGFSDMKIIVGEVGWPTDGNKNANIENAQRFNQGLIQHVLSGEGTPARKGKIDVYLFSLIDENTKSIAPGNFERHWGIFEFDGKPKYELDLSEKLLAAVEGVSYMHKKWCILKPHLPKDAQTYLAKSVDYACSHSDCTTLGYGSSCNHLSAQGNASYAFNMYYQFKNQNSLDCDFQGLAMVTHKDPSDDKCHFPLMIDDGRRVMLLHKNLLYIVLAILQGFLVVLLLVS; the protein is encoded by the exons ATGATGATGAGTGGTGTAGGTTGTAGGCATATTTTGATTTTGGGAATTGTAGCCTTAGTGTTTATAATAACAATGGCGCGGAGATGTTTGAGTGTGGGAGTGAACTGGGGTACTATGGCATCTCATCAGTTGGCAGCAGAGAGTGTAGTGAAGATGCTTAAACAAAATGGATTTGACAAAGTAAAACTGTTTGAAGCAGATGACAAGATTTTGAGTGCTTTAATAGGTAGTGATATTGAAGTGATGCTTGCAATTCCTAACTATATGTTGCAAGATATGAGCACTAATCCTGGGATGGCTGCTTCTTGGATTGATGCCAATGTCTCTGCTTATGCTTACACTCATGGAGTCAAAATCAG GTATGTAGCAGTTGGAAATGAGCCCTTTCTTCAAACATACAATGGCACTTATCTACATTCCACTTTTCCAGCTCTGCGAAATGTCCAAGAAGCCATCAATCATGCTGGATTAGGGCCAGAGGTGAAAGCAGTCGTCCCCTTAAACGCGGACATTTACTACTCCCCTGACTCGAATCCTGTCCCTTCAGCAGGTGATTTCAGGCCAGAAATACGTGATTTAGCCATTCAAATTGTCCAATATCTCCACTCAAATGATGCACCGTTTGTTGTTAACATCTATCCTTTCCTCAGTCTCTATGAAAACGATTACTTTCCATTTGAGTACGCCTTCTTTAACGGAACAAACAAGCCTATGAAAGATGGAGATTATCTTTATACTAACGTGTTTGATGCCAATTTTGATACTCTTGCCTGGTCTTTGAAGAAAGCTGGCTTTTCCGACATGAAAATCATAGTCGGAGAAGTAGGATGGCCAACGGATGGGAATAAAAATGCAAATATTGAAAATGCGCAGAGATTTAACCAAGGGTTGATTCAACATGTTCTAAGTGGAGAAGGAACCCCTGCAAGGAAGGGGAAAATCGACGTTTACTTGTTCAGCCTTATTGATGAGAATACTAAAAGCATTGCTCCTGGTAACTTTGAGAGGCATTGGGGAATATTTGAGTTTGATGGTAAGCCCAAATATGAGCTAGATTTATCTGAAAAGCTGCTCGCTGCAGTAGAAGGTGTGAGTTATATGCATAAAAAGTGGTGTATACTAAAGCCACACCTACCAAAAGATGCACAAACTTACTTGGCAAAGAGTGTTGATTACGCGTGTAGTCATTCTGATTGTACGACTTTGGGCTATGGTTCTTCTTGTAATCATCTGAGTGCACAAGGAAATGCTTCCTATGCTTTCAATATGTATTATCAATTCAAAAACCAAAACAGTTTGGATTGTGATTTCCAAGGCTTGGCTATGGTAACTCATAAGGATCCATCCGATGACAAGTGCCATTTTCCTTTGATGATTGATGACGGTCGTAGAGTGATGCTGTTGCACAAGAATTTATTGTATATCGTACTGGCTATTCTCCAAGGATTTCTAGTAGTTTTGCTGCTTGTTTCTTAG